In Calonectris borealis chromosome 22, bCalBor7.hap1.2, whole genome shotgun sequence, one genomic interval encodes:
- the LOC142091732 gene encoding olfactory receptor 5A2-like produces MANGECRNKTVITTFLLLEFGNIPEMPSFLFLLFLVIYIVTVIGNILIFVLVVADRHLHKPTYFFLCNLSCLETCYSSAVLPRMLSSFLTGDKSISIGSCITQFYFLGCLAVSRSFLLSVMSYDQYLAACTPFHYRAVMNSRYCLQPVAWPWMNGFLVMAISCFLISQHSFCGPKFIGHLFCDFTPVIKLSCGDTSLTELLVFILSSVCALPTFLLTLVSYIRIITTVLRMSSTTGVQKAFSTCFSHLIVITVFYGSLRIVYVLPKTKTLRALNKVFSVFYTVLTPLLNPLIYSLSIERRRTL; encoded by the coding sequence ATGGCAAATGGggaatgtagaaataaaacagtCATCACAACATTTCTGCTCCTGGAATTTGGGAATATCCCAGAAATgccatcttttctcttcctccttttcttggtGATCTACATTGTGACTGTGATTGGCAacatcctcatttttgttttggtggtggctGATCGGCACCTCCACAAACCCACGTATTTCTTCCTGTGCAACTTGTCCTGCTTGGAGACCTGCTACAGCTCTGCCGTCCTGCCCAGGATGTTGTCCAGCTTTCTGACTGGGGACAAGAGCATTTCTATTGGCAGCTGCATcacacaattttatttccttggttGCCTAGCAGTCAGCAGAAGTTTTCTCTTATCGGTGATGTCCTACGATCAGTATTTAGCAGCATGCACACCCTTTCACTACAGAGCTGTCATGAATAGCAGATACTGTCTGCAGCCTGTAGCTTGGCCTTGGATGAATGGTTTCCTTGTTATGGCCATAAGCTGCTTCCTGATTTCACAACATTCCTTCTGTGGTCCCAAGTTTATCGGTCATCTCTTTTGTGATTTCACGCCAGTGATAAAACTCTCTTGCGGTGACACCAGCCTGACCGAACTGTTGGTGTTCATCCTCTCGTCAGTATGTGCACTACCCACTTTCCTACTAACCCTGGTGTCCTACATACGTATCATCACCACTGTCCTGAGAATGTCTTCCACCACTGGGGTGCAAAAGGctttttccacttgcttttcCCACCTCATTGTTATTACAGTTTTTTATGGAAGCTTAAGAATTGTTTATGTCCTGCCAAAAACTAAGACTCTCAGAGCACTGAATAAAGTCTTCTCAGTTTTCTACACTGTTTTGACTCCACTgctcaaccccctcatctacagtcTGAGCATAGAGAGGCGAAGGACCCTCTGA